One region of Equus caballus isolate H_3958 breed thoroughbred chromosome 23, TB-T2T, whole genome shotgun sequence genomic DNA includes:
- the CDKN2B gene encoding cyclin-dependent kinase 4 inhibitor B, which yields MREEDKGMLGGGGGDAGLATAAARGQVETVRQLLEAGADPNGVNGFGRRPIQVMMMGSVHVAELLLLHGADPNRADPDTLTRPVHDAAREGFLDTLVALHRAGARLDVRDAWGRLPVDLAEERGHREIARYLRAAAGD from the exons ATGCGCGAGGAGGACAAGGGCATGCTCGGTGGTGGCGGCGGCGATGCGGGCCTGGCCACTGCCGCGGCGCGGGGGCAAGTGGAGACGGTGCGGCAGCTCCTGGAAGCCGGTGCGGATCCCAACGGAGTCAACGGCTTCGGGAGGCGCCCGATCCAG GTCATGATGATGGGCAGCGTCCACGTGGCCGAGCTGCTACTGCTCCACGGCGCCGACCCCAACCGCGCGGACCCCGACACCCTCACCCGACCCGTGCACGACGCGGCCCGGGAGGGCTTCCTGGACACGCTGGTGGCGCTGCACCGGGCCGGGGCGCGGCTGGACGTGCGCGACGCCTGGGGCCGCCTGCCCGTGGACTTGGCTGAGGAGCGGGGCCACCGCGAGATTGCCCGCTATCTGCGCGCGGCCGCGGGAGACTGA